In Desulfobulbus oralis, one DNA window encodes the following:
- the rpsT gene encoding 30S ribosomal protein S20: protein MANHKSAEKRDRQSKVRRLRNRMNRSAMKSAVRQIEMALAAGSEDEAKSALQRAIPIIDKTASKGTIHKRTAARKISRLTRRVNKMQPLG, encoded by the coding sequence ATGGCCAATCATAAATCTGCCGAGAAAAGAGATCGTCAGTCCAAAGTTCGCCGTCTGCGCAACCGCATGAACCGGTCGGCAATGAAAAGCGCAGTCCGTCAGATTGAAATGGCCCTTGCAGCCGGCTCGGAAGACGAAGCCAAAAGCGCCCTGCAGCGTGCCATTCCGATCATTGACAAGACCGCATCCAAGGGCACCATCCACAAGAGGACCGCGGCCCGCAAGATTTCCCGCCTGACGAGGCGGGTCAACAAAATGCAGCCATTGGGTTGA
- a CDS encoding IS5 family transposase (programmed frameshift), translating into MSQLFYLSAEQLERIKPFFPRSHGIPRVDDRKVISGIIYVIKHGLQWKDAPREYGPYKTLYNRFLRWSQMGIFNNIFTELAKTAGQDGQVMIDATHLKAHRTAASLLKKGLFSRCIGRTKGGLNSKLHALCDGHGRPLAMKLTAGQVSDYKGAALLMDAIDALPETRELLADRGYDADWFRDALRARGITPCIPPRRSRKSPCPYDQNLYKQRHKIEIMFGRIKDWRRIAMRYDRCAHTFFSALCLAASVIFYLD; encoded by the exons ATGAGCCAACTTTTCTACCTTTCTGCCGAACAACTCGAACGTATCAAGCCCTTCTTCCCACGTTCACATGGTATTCCGCGGGTCGATGACCGGAAAGTCATCAGCGGCATCATTTATGTCATCAAGCATGGCCTGCAGTGGAAAGATGCGCCGCGCGAGTATGGCCCGTACAAGACGCTCTACAATCGTTTTTTGCGCTGGAGCCAGATGGGCATCTTCAACAACATTTTTACCGAATTGGCAAAAACAGCGGGACAGGATGGCCAGGTGATGATCGATGCGACCCACCTCAAGGCGCATCGTACCGCCGCCAGTTTGCTCAAAAAAGGGCTCT TTTCCCGCTGCATCGGCCGCACAAAGGGCGGGCTGAACTCCAAACTCCATGCCCTTTGCGACGGCCACGGCAGGCCCCTGGCCATGAAGCTCACGGCAGGCCAGGTAAGCGACTACAAAGGAGCCGCCCTGCTTATGGATGCCATAGATGCTTTGCCCGAGACCAGGGAGCTGCTGGCGGACCGTGGTTATGACGCCGACTGGTTCCGTGATGCCCTGCGTGCCAGAGGCATTACGCCCTGCATCCCGCCCAGAAGGAGCCGGAAGAGCCCCTGCCCGTACGATCAAAATCTGTATAAACAGCGGCACAAGATCGAGATCATGTTTGGCAGGATCAAGGACTGGCGGAGAATAGCCATGCGTTATGACCGCTGCGCACATACCTTCTTTTCAGCTCTATGCCTCGCGGCTTCCGTCATATTCTATCTCGATTAA
- a CDS encoding IS30 family transposase, translating to MSSVCVSCHQTLRQTLTPDNGSELSGFRELERADLCAYFCRPHLFGQRSANENEGGLLRQGFPRGISLHKITEKMLGRAQYD from the coding sequence TTGTCCAGCGTTTGTGTGAGCTGCCACCAGACCCTGCGGCAGACTTTGACGCCTGATAACGGTTCGGAACTGTCCGGGTTCAGGGAACTGGAGCGGGCGGACCTGTGCGCCTACTTTTGCAGGCCGCATTTGTTCGGGCAGCGTAGTGCCAACGAAAACGAGGGTGGCCTGTTGCGACAGGGCTTTCCAAGGGGCATCAGCTTGCACAAGATCACGGAGAAGATGCTGGGGAGAGCGCAGTACGACTGA
- a CDS encoding pentapeptide repeat-containing protein, with the protein MKTIIRLAAICLPLICDVNLAFSDAPASKVSAEVQKNVDTLLASKACPGCNLAGADLTRAQLAQGNLEGANLSGAHLPLADLAGANLKGANLSGANLGGADLAQADLSGANLSGAVLQGAFVTKEQIASATGYNPEKTPPLPEEPKPESPAPAGTAEAADRPAGAGPGATAEVGAQTAKAVPVAPDMPEIKDASAISRSKPVATPHEQEAEPVTQPAPAPAAQAAPPADDTDTAKTPPAPPEINTAQPEESAAHAAGTTGAAPEAAPEDEPPAEAAASARPEASVADQGESAPEAGSSGPDAAHEQMIKQLFKQKSCIDCDLSGLDLSDRSLKGFDLERARLQGCNLSGANLRQANLKGANLQNAVLKAADLRKADLYTMPTCVAPISPTPGWTAPCWIPPYWTRRRTGRRRINCPGSLRPDIFIDRTRRFGYECCFICSFYC; encoded by the coding sequence ATGAAAACAATCATTCGGCTCGCGGCCATCTGTCTGCCCCTCATCTGCGATGTCAATTTGGCCTTCAGTGATGCCCCTGCGTCCAAGGTTTCCGCAGAAGTACAAAAAAATGTGGACACGCTTCTGGCCAGCAAAGCCTGCCCCGGCTGTAATCTGGCTGGCGCCGATCTGACCCGGGCCCAGCTCGCCCAGGGCAATCTGGAAGGCGCCAATCTGAGCGGCGCCCATCTGCCGCTGGCGGATCTGGCCGGCGCCAACCTGAAGGGGGCCAACCTGAGCGGAGCCAACTTGGGCGGAGCCGATCTTGCCCAGGCCGATCTGAGCGGCGCCAACCTGAGCGGGGCTGTTCTGCAAGGCGCTTTTGTCACCAAAGAACAGATTGCCTCGGCTACAGGCTATAACCCGGAAAAAACACCGCCCCTACCCGAGGAGCCGAAGCCGGAATCCCCGGCTCCGGCCGGGACAGCAGAGGCTGCGGACAGGCCGGCAGGCGCCGGACCAGGTGCTACGGCAGAGGTCGGGGCGCAAACGGCCAAGGCTGTGCCAGTTGCGCCCGATATGCCGGAAATCAAGGACGCAAGCGCCATCAGCCGCTCCAAACCAGTGGCGACGCCGCATGAACAGGAGGCAGAACCAGTGACGCAGCCAGCCCCGGCACCGGCTGCACAGGCCGCCCCCCCTGCCGACGATACGGACACGGCCAAAACGCCTCCAGCACCACCGGAGATCAATACGGCGCAGCCAGAGGAAAGCGCTGCACACGCGGCAGGCACCACAGGGGCGGCGCCCGAAGCAGCCCCTGAAGACGAGCCCCCGGCCGAGGCGGCTGCCTCCGCCAGGCCTGAGGCCAGTGTGGCTGATCAGGGTGAAAGTGCCCCGGAGGCCGGCTCATCCGGGCCTGATGCGGCTCATGAACAGATGATCAAGCAGCTGTTCAAGCAAAAAAGCTGCATTGACTGCGATCTGTCGGGCCTGGACCTCTCGGATCGCAGCCTCAAGGGCTTTGACCTGGAGCGGGCCAGGCTTCAGGGCTGCAATCTGAGCGGGGCCAACCTGCGCCAGGCCAATCTCAAGGGCGCCAATTTACAGAACGCCGTGCTGAAGGCGGCTGATCTCAGAAAGGCTGATCTGTATACCATGCCGACCTGCGTGGCGCCGATCTCACCGACGCCCGGTTGGACGGCGCCCTGCTGGATTCCGCCATACTGGACAAGACGGCGAACGGGGCGCCGGAGAATTAACTGTCCCGGCAGCCTGCGCCCGGATATTTTTATTGACAGAACGAGGCGCTTTGGCTATGAGTGCTGCTTTATCTGTTCTTTTTACTGTTGA